Proteins from one Telopea speciosissima isolate NSW1024214 ecotype Mountain lineage chromosome 1, Tspe_v1, whole genome shotgun sequence genomic window:
- the LOC122649109 gene encoding uncharacterized protein LOC122649109: MVERMIKREKGGNRLIIVMGSCKDEKSRRVWRGLKTLFFLVTMLISLLLFSAPVLLVIADAFLPSAILSTSLPLSFGTLSSYLSNYDFRYSLIDIPLISIARSAVILCAYYLCDGPMVSRGPYLGVTALCSLLSLIFVSFKASYVLFNGEGEGYNRVMEMELFVCSWALAIAHTVVAYRTSCRQRRKLLVYKIDIEAVSACKKGFPAYQKLVKEERMK, from the exons ATGGTAGAGAGGATgattaagagagagaaaggaggaaacAGATTGATAATCGTGATGGGATCGTGTAAAGATGAGAAATCGAGAAGGGTTTGGAGAGGATTGAAAACCCTGTTTTTCTTGGTAACTATGTTGATTTCTCTCCTACTTTTCTCTGCTCCTGTTCTTCTTGTCATAGCAGATGCGTTTCTCCCTTCTGCAATTCTTTCCACTTCACTTCCTCTTTCATTTGGGACTCTTTCTTCGTATCTAAGCAACTATGATTTCAGATACTCTTTAATCGATATACCTCTCATCTCCATCGCCAGATCAGCCGTGATCTTAT GTGCTTATTATTTGTGTGATGGACCGATGGTTTCTCGGGGGCCATACTTGGGGGTTACAGCTCTGTGTTCGTTGCTTTCTCTGATATTTGTTTCCTTTAAGGCGTCTTATGTACTCTTCAACGGTGAAGGAGAAGGGTATAACAGAGTAATGGAAATGGAGTTGTTCGTTTGCTCTTGGGCTTTGGCCATCGCTCACACTGTCGTCGCCTACAGGACCAGTTGCCGGCAAAGACGAAAACTTCTTGTCTACAAAATTGACATTGAAGCG GTTTCTGCTTGCAAGAAGGGATTTCCAGCATACCAAAAGCTAGTTAAAGAGGAGAGAATGAAGTAA